A genomic region of Desulfosarcina ovata subsp. ovata contains the following coding sequences:
- a CDS encoding type I-B CRISPR-associated protein Cas5, with protein sequence MAICLINPVNKVRWTQNLIDTKRHFWKIHNRTQIRTEFLKNPRFKIYFSHNDQEIHDRLRENLAAHKSYYTVSLGLSELLADFEYCGEHTISSLSDQKQQIVNSVIPCSALQDDTSVEFENGKEIFKINYPVEMTPERVVTRREDVLFERRGLPITCSVKGLYQTENGENVVFF encoded by the coding sequence GTGGCAATCTGCCTCATCAATCCGGTAAACAAAGTAAGGTGGACACAAAACCTGATAGACACTAAAAGGCATTTCTGGAAAATCCACAACCGAACACAGATCCGTACAGAATTTTTAAAAAATCCTCGCTTTAAAATTTATTTCTCCCACAATGATCAAGAAATACATGATCGTCTTAGGGAGAATCTTGCTGCCCACAAGTCATATTATACTGTATCTCTTGGTTTAAGCGAGCTGCTGGCCGATTTCGAATACTGTGGTGAGCATACAATTTCTTCTTTGAGTGATCAAAAACAGCAAATTGTTAATTCCGTCATTCCTTGTTCCGCGCTGCAGGATGATACTTCTGTTGAATTCGAAAATGGAAAGGAAATATTCAAAATCAATTACCCCGTGGAAATGACACCTGAGCGTGTGGTGACGCGGCGCGAGGATGTGCTTTTCGAAAGAAGGGGCTTGCCGATCACTTGCAGCGTTAAAGGACTCTATCAAACAGAAAATGGAGAGAACGTTGTCTTTTTCTGA
- a CDS encoding IS4 family transposase produces MLDKPTPKIYSKKEKLYYLGGDIMLSPVFTPFIKNSPISVMARGLMEKVLNPEQLDEWFENTAKEQYTRDLLFSTLFYLMSQVVQGSQRSIHAAFQASKEDIAVSVTSIYNKLNGMEPSTSAALVRYAAEQVEPIIQRLLGKQNSPLPGKRIKLLDGNCIEKSHHRIKELRSIASGPLPGKSLVVYDSMLHLPIDVFPCEDGHAQERSLLKTVLETIVADDVWVADRNFCVVEFTCGIDKRDAWFIIREHGNYPLELIGKEKYIGKIETGTVYEQPIRVRDEAGEEHAFRRIRVKLKGETRDGDTEIFIITNLSKSAANAKTVARLYRDRWTIETAFQRLAEYLNSEINALGYPRAALFGFCVALVAYISMSVVKAALGSVHGVDFIERNVSGYYIANEIEGVYQGMMIVIESDHWVVFRDMPESDLVRLLEELAGNVKLSKYQKHPRGPKKPKPKRVAMKNKPHVSTAKILAERKKS; encoded by the coding sequence ATGCTGGACAAACCCACCCCCAAAATATACAGTAAAAAAGAAAAACTGTATTATTTGGGAGGTGACATCATGTTGAGTCCTGTTTTTACGCCGTTCATCAAGAATTCTCCGATTTCTGTCATGGCTCGTGGTTTGATGGAGAAGGTACTGAATCCTGAGCAATTGGACGAATGGTTCGAGAACACCGCTAAAGAACAATACACAAGGGACCTTTTGTTTTCGACGCTTTTTTACCTGATGAGCCAGGTCGTTCAGGGAAGCCAGCGATCAATTCACGCAGCCTTCCAGGCTTCAAAAGAGGATATTGCCGTTTCAGTTACCTCAATCTACAATAAGTTGAACGGCATGGAACCAAGTACATCGGCAGCTTTGGTCCGATATGCCGCCGAGCAGGTGGAACCTATTATTCAAAGATTGTTGGGTAAACAAAACTCCCCTTTGCCTGGCAAACGAATCAAACTGCTTGATGGCAACTGTATCGAAAAGAGCCATCACCGAATCAAAGAGTTGCGGTCCATAGCCTCAGGTCCTCTTCCGGGGAAATCATTGGTTGTGTACGATTCGATGTTGCACCTGCCCATCGATGTGTTTCCTTGCGAAGACGGCCATGCGCAAGAACGCTCATTATTGAAAACGGTGCTTGAAACTATTGTTGCCGATGATGTTTGGGTTGCCGATCGCAATTTCTGCGTGGTTGAATTCACCTGCGGCATCGATAAGCGGGATGCGTGGTTCATTATCCGTGAGCATGGGAATTATCCTCTCGAGCTAATTGGAAAGGAAAAATATATCGGCAAAATCGAAACAGGAACCGTATACGAGCAACCCATCCGGGTTCGTGATGAAGCTGGCGAAGAGCACGCCTTCAGGCGGATTCGCGTGAAGCTGAAGGGTGAAACCCGTGATGGTGATACCGAGATTTTCATCATCACGAATCTATCAAAGAGCGCAGCAAACGCTAAAACAGTTGCCCGGTTGTATCGGGATCGATGGACCATCGAAACGGCCTTTCAGCGTCTCGCTGAATATTTAAACTCTGAAATTAATGCATTGGGCTATCCTCGTGCCGCTCTTTTCGGTTTTTGCGTTGCTCTGGTCGCCTATATCAGCATGTCCGTTGTAAAAGCAGCACTGGGCAGTGTTCACGGTGTCGATTTCATAGAACGGAACGTATCTGGTTATTACATCGCCAATGAAATCGAAGGCGTCTACCAAGGGATGATGATCGTTATCGAAAGCGACCATTGGGTCGTTTTTAGAGACATGCCAGAAAGTGATCTGGTTCGGTTGCTTGAAGAATTAGCTGGCAACGTAAAATTATCAAAGTACCAGAAGCATCCTCGAGGTCCCAAAAAGCCCAAACCGAAGCGGGTTGCGATGAAAAACAAGCCACATGTTTCAACCGCGAAAATACTCGCTGAGAGAAAGAAGTCATAG
- the cas5 gene encoding CRISPR-associated protein Cas5, translating to MTRVLAFKLWGDYGHFRKYYTTTSPLTFEFPPPTSVVGIVSAIIGLDKEQYPALSR from the coding sequence ATGACCCGGGTCTTGGCCTTTAAGCTATGGGGGGATTACGGGCATTTCAGAAAATATTATACTACGACATCGCCGCTGACTTTTGAATTCCCGCCGCCAACTTCGGTGGTCGGTATTGTTTCTGCCATCATCGGGCTTGATAAGGAACAGTATCCAGCCCTTTCAAGGTAG
- the cas7b gene encoding type I-B CRISPR-associated protein Cas7/Csh2: MADVTKRTELLFLYDLENANPNGDPNDENRPRIDEETGKNIVTDVRLKRTVRDYLLKNGQDIFVREKIYDEDGHIQDAKLRASDYLPDDADELAGMSAEQQKKAIASKILDSCIDVRLFGATIPLDLTVKKGKKSEKVTSSLTYTGPVQFRMGKSLHAVNLQFLKGTGAFASKQGATRKTFREEYVLSYSLIGFYGIVNENAGKHTSLTESDILDLKKAMWMGTKGLISRSKFGQMPRLLLSIRYKEPDFFIGELDNRIRLQSDMVHAKIRTPENYSIDITELTDSIDKVKDHIESVSFILIITDFGEFDSNKPNIQWPIPRQKHNMLILLKI, from the coding sequence ATGGCTGATGTGACAAAACGAACCGAATTGCTGTTCCTCTACGATCTTGAAAATGCAAATCCCAACGGTGATCCCAACGACGAGAACAGACCAAGGATCGATGAAGAAACGGGTAAAAACATCGTCACCGATGTTCGTTTGAAACGCACTGTCCGCGATTACTTATTGAAAAACGGGCAGGACATTTTCGTGCGCGAAAAAATTTACGACGAGGATGGCCACATCCAGGATGCCAAACTCAGGGCTTCCGATTATCTGCCGGATGATGCAGACGAATTGGCCGGAATGTCTGCGGAACAGCAAAAGAAAGCAATCGCTTCAAAAATCCTGGATTCCTGCATTGACGTGAGGTTGTTCGGAGCGACCATCCCACTGGATTTAACGGTTAAAAAAGGAAAAAAATCGGAAAAAGTTACAAGCTCATTGACTTACACTGGCCCTGTACAGTTTCGTATGGGGAAATCCCTGCATGCTGTCAATCTTCAATTCCTGAAAGGCACCGGAGCGTTTGCTTCTAAACAAGGTGCGACCCGAAAAACATTCCGGGAGGAGTATGTTCTTTCCTATTCGCTGATCGGATTCTACGGCATCGTCAATGAAAATGCCGGAAAACATACCAGCCTCACTGAATCGGACATCCTTGATCTAAAAAAGGCCATGTGGATGGGGACCAAAGGATTGATTTCGCGATCCAAATTCGGGCAGATGCCACGACTGCTACTTTCTATCCGGTACAAGGAACCTGATTTTTTCATTGGTGAATTGGATAACCGAATCCGGCTGCAATCCGATATGGTCCATGCAAAAATACGCACCCCCGAAAACTATTCAATTGACATAACAGAATTGACTGACAGCATAGACAAGGTAAAAGATCATATTGAGTCTGTATCATTTATTCTGATTATAACGGATTTTGGGGAGTTTGATTCCAATAAGCCGAACATACAGTGGCCTATCCCCCGACAAAAACACAACATGTTGATATTATTGAAGATTTGA
- a CDS encoding TIGR02556 family CRISPR-associated protein, with translation MINAIAELGRYAKEQDPQMTDFDIWLEDSYDGGKYDIVFFIVLERADDTKEWGYKKIDVHENGSHLKDNLVYKRGTSRGTDKTPTAKVAKSISGTFKQKVMAWFVSNKDAEFLEPPEKEYLDKIHSALIQNEERIIGDLEDQHKLTEAKGVVLSLQLIENENKKYIGDIPSIAAFIIQESKASYKFSKTFKKYSYSTDKVCSICNDFKKEVFGYFTSLGFYTVDKPGMVAGGFLQDQSWKNYPVCLECALDIETGIKEKENYFDFRFYGCRYYLIPRLIHNIGRSEIIDTIKEYNQKLAVSDEARHTVLNPEEDVIWLLRDNQNHAQFTLLFYDKPQKGVFRIVENIEEVLPSRIKRLYDAKSLIDEIFIFKLPQKDGKRIFRFSFGVLRLFFPRDKARGNHDKDFLQIVHKVFAGMPIQWDFLISQIMIAVRNRFANAENEWFQVLSGFMMISYFYELGLLNDFEGASKMATEFYNSFEIRKEDDYEGKVVEFFIQFEDFFGTHAKKAIFLTGVLTKLLLNIQQATRESTPFRSQLKGLKMDSADIQGLLPKIEDKLAQYKHFGYKNLRIMISQEFLSAGDDQKWSLTIDEMNYIFVLGMNLSDYFKVKKEDEED, from the coding sequence ATGATCAACGCCATCGCCGAACTTGGTCGGTATGCCAAGGAACAAGATCCTCAGATGACGGATTTCGATATCTGGTTGGAAGATTCCTATGATGGGGGTAAGTATGACATTGTCTTTTTCATTGTCCTGGAAAGAGCCGATGACACTAAGGAGTGGGGCTACAAAAAGATCGATGTCCATGAGAACGGTTCCCATTTAAAAGATAATCTGGTCTACAAACGTGGAACTTCCAGGGGAACTGACAAGACACCCACTGCAAAAGTTGCCAAAAGCATATCCGGTACATTTAAGCAAAAAGTCATGGCGTGGTTTGTCTCCAATAAAGATGCAGAATTCCTTGAACCTCCGGAAAAGGAGTACTTGGATAAAATTCATTCAGCATTGATTCAGAATGAAGAACGCATAATAGGCGATTTGGAAGATCAGCACAAACTGACCGAAGCCAAAGGCGTTGTTCTCTCACTCCAATTGATCGAAAACGAAAACAAAAAATATATCGGCGATATCCCATCCATCGCTGCGTTTATCATTCAGGAGAGTAAAGCATCTTACAAGTTTTCAAAAACATTTAAAAAGTATTCCTATTCCACTGATAAAGTTTGCTCCATATGCAATGATTTTAAAAAAGAGGTCTTCGGATATTTCACATCATTGGGTTTTTATACGGTGGATAAACCGGGAATGGTTGCCGGGGGATTTCTCCAGGATCAGAGTTGGAAAAATTATCCGGTTTGCCTGGAGTGTGCGCTCGACATCGAAACGGGAATAAAAGAGAAGGAAAACTATTTTGATTTTAGATTTTATGGTTGTCGCTATTATCTCATTCCAAGGCTTATCCATAATATCGGCAGATCAGAAATCATAGACACGATTAAGGAATACAACCAGAAGCTGGCGGTGTCTGACGAGGCAAGACACACAGTTCTGAATCCGGAGGAAGATGTTATTTGGCTTCTAAGGGACAATCAAAATCATGCGCAGTTTACTTTGCTGTTTTACGACAAACCCCAAAAAGGCGTATTCCGAATCGTTGAAAACATCGAAGAGGTACTCCCCTCCAGAATCAAACGTCTATATGATGCGAAATCACTTATTGATGAAATATTTATTTTCAAGCTCCCCCAAAAAGATGGAAAGCGAATCTTTCGTTTCAGCTTCGGTGTGCTTAGGTTGTTTTTTCCGAGAGATAAAGCCCGCGGCAACCACGACAAGGATTTCCTGCAAATTGTTCACAAGGTTTTCGCAGGTATGCCGATCCAATGGGACTTTCTAATCAGCCAAATCATGATTGCCGTCCGGAATCGTTTTGCCAACGCTGAAAACGAATGGTTTCAGGTTCTCAGCGGTTTCATGATGATAAGTTACTTTTATGAGCTTGGACTATTAAATGACTTTGAAGGAGCAAGCAAAATGGCAACAGAGTTTTATAATTCTTTTGAAATCAGAAAAGAAGATGATTATGAAGGCAAAGTGGTTGAGTTTTTTATTCAATTTGAGGATTTTTTTGGAACTCACGCAAAGAAAGCCATTTTCCTGACCGGTGTATTGACGAAGTTACTTCTCAACATTCAGCAGGCCACAAGGGAATCAACTCCGTTTAGAAGCCAACTAAAAGGATTAAAGATGGATAGTGCGGATATTCAGGGCTTGCTTCCCAAAATCGAGGACAAATTGGCGCAGTACAAACACTTTGGTTACAAAAATCTACGTATAATGATTTCACAAGAGTTCCTATCCGCCGGTGACGATCAAAAATGGAGCCTGACTATCGATGAAATGAATTATATCTTTGTATTAGGAATGAATCTTTCCGACTATTTTAAAGTCAAAAAAGAAGATGAGGAGGATTAG
- a CDS encoding CRISPR-associated endonuclease Cas6: MKIATLYFSNVRLRPSQIHKLRGYVGNAFKNHDLIHNHDLTTDKVIYRYPLIQFKLIDNVPAIISITERAIKVFGEIFMQLDHIRINGCDIPVYEKNLKVDDVEFGFSNETFMYEFVSPWIGLNQKNFASYKSYKTESERNNLLRRILVGNMLSMSKYLDVYLEKEQKITVDLKLKPQQVNLKGKQMTAFKGIFKTNFMIPDYLGLGKSVSRGFGTVRRML; this comes from the coding sequence ATGAAAATCGCCACGCTCTATTTCAGCAATGTCCGCTTGAGGCCGTCTCAGATCCACAAATTGCGCGGCTATGTCGGCAACGCCTTTAAAAACCATGACCTGATCCACAACCATGACCTCACTACCGACAAGGTCATTTACCGTTATCCGTTGATTCAGTTTAAACTGATCGATAATGTTCCGGCCATCATTTCCATAACTGAACGCGCAATTAAGGTGTTTGGCGAGATCTTCATGCAACTGGACCATATCCGCATCAACGGATGCGATATTCCCGTTTATGAGAAGAACCTGAAGGTGGACGATGTCGAATTCGGATTTTCCAATGAGACGTTTATGTACGAATTCGTATCGCCCTGGATCGGGCTGAATCAGAAAAATTTCGCATCCTACAAATCATATAAAACGGAATCGGAGCGCAACAACCTGCTTAGACGGATACTGGTCGGCAACATGCTCTCCATGTCCAAGTACCTGGATGTTTATCTTGAAAAAGAGCAGAAAATAACCGTGGATCTGAAGCTGAAACCTCAACAGGTAAATCTCAAAGGAAAACAAATGACGGCCTTTAAGGGGATTTTTAAAACCAATTTTATGATCCCCGATTACCTTGGGTTGGGGAAATCAGTTTCGAGGGGATTTGGGACCGTAAGGAGAATGCTATGA
- a CDS encoding IS4 family transposase has product MSEHIDKNVFQTILSPVLPLIEVTQNSLHNDLDTYKLSLSSFTTNLLFGIITRIKSVGQIVTEIKTSPTAKALGLVVASKSMYNEAFNRYPPEIFKDIFHQLVKELDLHKIPEISHLGKMLIVDGSLFPAISNMAWACYKKTANAIKMHLSFELNRMIPTEFISTEGNFSEKEFVKQILREGITYVCDRGYIAFNLFKQISDSNAFFIIRGKSNMTYTVKECLTATVPDTFLKFFSDITDSNIIFNSDENKASYRIVSFTAMGENYILITNRNDLTTYEIIMLYAYRWQVELFFRFIKRTFKGIHLMSQSPHGVQIQFYLYMIAYLLLLSFKQDTEIISRENEKDEHESEENNKNETLLTSSSCSNSNAKRPYVCGLVTLLGEKLKQFYKIGLHWLLAVKNNLLEIFDVNIAKVIAQYSYQ; this is encoded by the coding sequence ATGAGCGAACACATCGACAAAAATGTTTTTCAAACAATTCTATCACCGGTGCTACCATTGATTGAGGTTACTCAAAATAGTCTCCATAATGATTTGGACACTTACAAGCTTTCATTATCATCGTTCACCACAAATTTGCTTTTTGGAATAATAACCAGAATTAAAAGCGTTGGACAAATCGTCACTGAGATCAAAACATCACCAACTGCTAAGGCATTAGGATTGGTCGTCGCATCGAAGTCTATGTATAATGAAGCGTTTAATCGTTATCCCCCAGAAATATTTAAAGATATATTCCATCAGTTGGTAAAAGAATTGGATTTGCATAAAATTCCGGAAATCAGTCATCTTGGAAAAATGCTAATTGTAGATGGTTCGCTTTTTCCGGCCATTTCCAATATGGCATGGGCTTGTTACAAGAAAACCGCTAATGCGATCAAAATGCATTTATCTTTTGAACTCAACCGAATGATTCCAACCGAATTTATCAGTACGGAAGGTAACTTTTCCGAAAAAGAATTTGTTAAGCAAATTCTTCGCGAAGGCATTACATATGTCTGTGATCGAGGCTATATCGCTTTCAATCTGTTCAAGCAGATATCCGACAGCAATGCATTTTTTATTATTCGCGGAAAGTCGAATATGACGTACACTGTAAAAGAGTGTCTCACTGCCACCGTACCGGATACATTCTTGAAATTTTTCAGTGACATCACAGATTCAAATATAATATTCAATAGCGATGAAAACAAAGCAAGTTATCGTATTGTTAGCTTTACGGCTATGGGCGAAAACTACATTTTGATCACAAACAGAAATGATTTGACAACTTACGAAATTATAATGCTTTACGCTTACAGGTGGCAAGTGGAACTTTTTTTTCGCTTCATAAAAAGAACCTTCAAGGGAATTCACTTAATGAGCCAATCTCCTCATGGCGTACAGATACAATTCTACTTGTATATGATTGCTTATCTATTGTTATTATCATTCAAACAAGATACGGAAATAATAAGCAGAGAAAATGAAAAAGATGAGCATGAATCTGAAGAAAATAATAAGAACGAAACCTTGCTAACTTCATCTTCATGCTCCAATTCAAATGCAAAAAGACCATATGTTTGCGGGTTAGTAACTCTTCTTGGAGAAAAATTAAAACAGTTTTATAAAATTGGTCTTCACTGGTTATTAGCAGTAAAAAATAATTTGTTAGAAATATTTGATGTGAATATCGCCAAAGTTATTGCTCAATACTCTTATCAATGA
- a CDS encoding type II toxin-antitoxin system HicA family toxin, producing MYERHLFLETVLIYGTIFIVKRKHQKILDAIFIRPVGGNIKWRDIEALFVELGAELSEREGSRIGVRLFGERRVFHRRNYRPMTVGIVRVRLFGERRVFHRPHPSPNTDKGAVASIRKWLADNGVTP from the coding sequence GTGTATGAAAGGCATTTATTTCTTGAAACGGTACTGATATATGGTACTATCTTTATTGTGAAACGCAAACATCAAAAGATCTTGGACGCCATATTTATAAGACCGGTGGGAGGTAATATTAAATGGCGTGATATTGAAGCCTTGTTCGTTGAATTGGGTGCCGAATTAAGCGAACGTGAAGGTTCACGAATCGGTGTTCGCCTGTTTGGTGAAAGGAGGGTGTTTCACCGACGAAATTACCGCCCGATGACCGTCGGCATCGTCCGCGTTCGCCTGTTTGGTGAAAGGAGGGTGTTTCACCGACCGCATCCTTCGCCGAATACGGACAAAGGGGCTGTCGCCAGCATTCGAAAATGGTTGGCGGACAACGGAGTAACACCATGA
- a CDS encoding type II toxin-antitoxin system HicB family antitoxin, whose product MMNIMEINGYQAVIKYDPEIEMFRGEFIGLNGGADFYAGDIDGLRREGETSLKVFLDMCKEDGVDPRKAFSGKFNLRVSPQLHARIVTRAAAEGKSLNQWVADLLDESISAD is encoded by the coding sequence ATGATGAACATTATGGAAATCAATGGCTATCAGGCGGTCATCAAATATGACCCGGAAATTGAAATGTTTCGTGGAGAATTCATCGGTCTTAACGGCGGAGCCGATTTTTATGCCGGCGATATTGATGGGCTTCGCAGAGAGGGAGAAACGTCACTAAAGGTATTCCTGGACATGTGCAAGGAAGACGGGGTGGATCCGCGCAAGGCGTTTTCCGGTAAATTCAACTTGCGTGTATCTCCACAGTTGCACGCTCGTATCGTTACCCGCGCCGCCGCAGAGGGGAAAAGCCTGAATCAGTGGGTAGCGGACCTGCTCGATGAGTCCATCAGCGCCGATTAA
- the cas2 gene encoding CRISPR-associated endonuclease Cas2 — MSSVLVWIVYDIVEDGVRNRVAKQCKKFGLQRVQKSVFLGRLENNRFDELGEICRDMIDEDTDSVYLFPFCQEDFRRINVLGQGFDRKLVNDEILAKFF; from the coding sequence ATGTCTTCCGTCCTGGTCTGGATCGTTTACGATATTGTCGAAGACGGCGTACGCAACCGGGTGGCCAAGCAATGCAAAAAGTTCGGCCTGCAACGGGTCCAAAAAAGCGTTTTCCTGGGCCGCCTGGAAAATAACCGTTTCGATGAGCTGGGTGAGATATGCCGCGACATGATCGACGAAGACACCGACAGCGTCTACCTGTTCCCCTTCTGCCAGGAGGATTTCCGGCGTATCAATGTGCTGGGCCAGGGGTTTGACCGCAAACTGGTCAATGATGAAATTTTGGCGAAGTTTTTTTAA
- the cas1 gene encoding CRISPR-associated endonuclease Cas1 — MQLVINTPGTLITQKDGIFRLKNQDKRFDVSPLKVESIVITNKAMLSTQAVALSLEHNIDIVFLDGYGDPVGRVWFAKTGSTAMIRRRQLTAEVNGEKGLALVSDMISQKLDNQFQYLKKLMYARPGKEAQFEKPLATINQSIEELKDLEARDENIRNRLMGYEGTAGRAYFQCLSQLFPEKYRFSGRSRQPAKDPFNAVLNYCYGILYSRVEKACILAGLDPYVGFLHTDNYNKKSLVFDLIEPFRIFAEQSAVYLFTGRKIKDDYFDVSENAVSLNTQGKPIVVESMNTHLEESVRYRRKNVKRKHIIQHEAHRLANILLADEDEKRPEWLEIKEF; from the coding sequence ATGCAACTGGTCATCAACACCCCTGGCACCCTGATTACCCAAAAAGACGGCATTTTTCGCTTAAAAAACCAGGACAAACGGTTCGACGTCTCGCCCCTGAAGGTTGAATCCATCGTCATCACCAACAAGGCCATGCTTTCCACCCAGGCGGTGGCCCTGTCCCTGGAACATAACATCGACATTGTCTTTTTGGATGGATACGGCGATCCGGTGGGCCGGGTATGGTTTGCCAAAACCGGCAGTACGGCGATGATTCGGCGCAGGCAACTCACCGCTGAGGTTAATGGGGAAAAGGGGCTTGCCCTGGTCTCGGATATGATCAGCCAGAAGCTTGATAACCAGTTTCAATATCTTAAGAAATTGATGTATGCGCGCCCCGGAAAGGAGGCTCAATTCGAGAAACCCCTCGCGACGATTAACCAGTCGATCGAGGAGCTAAAAGATCTGGAGGCTAGGGATGAAAATATCCGTAACCGGCTGATGGGCTATGAAGGCACTGCCGGCCGGGCCTATTTCCAGTGCCTCTCCCAACTGTTTCCAGAGAAATACCGGTTTTCCGGACGCTCCCGCCAGCCGGCCAAAGACCCCTTCAACGCGGTCCTCAATTACTGCTACGGCATCCTTTACAGCCGGGTTGAAAAGGCCTGTATCCTGGCCGGTCTCGATCCTTATGTGGGGTTTCTGCATACGGACAATTACAACAAGAAGTCCCTTGTCTTCGACCTGATCGAGCCTTTCCGCATTTTCGCCGAACAGTCCGCCGTCTACCTGTTCACGGGACGCAAAATCAAGGACGATTATTTTGACGTCTCGGAAAACGCCGTATCGCTCAACACCCAGGGAAAACCGATTGTCGTTGAATCCATGAATACCCACCTCGAAGAATCTGTCCGCTACCGGCGTAAAAACGTCAAACGCAAACACATCATCCAGCACGAAGCCCACCGGTTGGCCAACATCCTGCTGGCCGACGAGGATGAAAAACGGCCCGAGTGGCTGGAAATCAAGGAGTTTTGA